One window from the genome of Gemmatimonadaceae bacterium encodes:
- a CDS encoding GntR family transcriptional regulator yields MDFELDPADRRSIFLQIADAVRAAIARGDLATGSPLPPVRALAAQLGVHPNTVLQAYHELALHGTVQSRRGSGTFVRAAPPGDGERRVMADEVADRALRDAYAHGLTAPDLGAALDRAARRGAP; encoded by the coding sequence GTGGACTTCGAACTCGATCCCGCCGACCGCCGGTCGATATTCCTCCAGATCGCCGACGCCGTCCGCGCCGCCATCGCCCGCGGCGATCTTGCCACCGGCAGTCCGCTGCCCCCCGTCCGCGCCCTCGCCGCCCAGCTCGGCGTCCACCCCAACACCGTCCTCCAGGCCTACCACGAACTCGCCCTCCACGGCACGGTCCAGTCGCGCCGCGGCAGCGGCACCTTCGTGCGGGCAGCCCCGCCCGGCGACGGCGAACGCCGCGTCATGGCCGACGAGGTCGCCGATCGCGCCCTCCGCGATGCCTACGCCCACGGCCTCACCGCCCCCGACCTCGGTGCCGCCCTCGACCGCGCCGCCCGGCGCGGCGCGCCCTGA
- a CDS encoding class I SAM-dependent methyltransferase: MTFKDHFTGAAAAYAAARPTYPDALFRFVADRAPARRLAWDCATGNGQAARDLVRYFARVVATDASEQQLAQAPPQNGVEYRVASAERSGLEAGSVDAITVATALHWFDFEAFYREVERVLVPGGLLVAWSYGNVCVDAELDPVVREFQREVVGPYWPPERRYVDEGYATIPFPLREVEPPRLEMRVPYTLDQLLAYLASWSSTTRYVRATGTDPIPALRAQLEPRWGRAGARREARWPLNVRAGYVS, translated from the coding sequence ATGACGTTCAAGGATCACTTCACGGGTGCCGCCGCGGCGTACGCGGCTGCGCGCCCCACGTATCCCGACGCGCTGTTCCGCTTCGTGGCCGACCGGGCGCCGGCCCGGCGCCTGGCGTGGGACTGCGCCACCGGCAACGGCCAGGCGGCGCGCGATCTGGTGCGCTACTTCGCGCGCGTCGTGGCCACCGACGCCAGCGAGCAGCAGTTGGCCCAGGCGCCGCCGCAGAACGGCGTGGAATACCGGGTGGCGAGCGCCGAGCGCAGCGGGCTCGAGGCTGGGTCGGTGGACGCGATCACGGTGGCGACGGCGCTGCACTGGTTCGACTTCGAGGCGTTCTACCGCGAAGTGGAGCGCGTGCTGGTGCCGGGCGGGCTGCTCGTGGCGTGGAGCTACGGCAATGTGTGCGTGGACGCCGAGCTCGATCCCGTCGTGCGCGAATTCCAGCGGGAGGTGGTGGGGCCGTACTGGCCGCCCGAACGCCGGTACGTCGATGAGGGATACGCGACGATCCCATTTCCGCTGCGCGAGGTAGAGCCGCCGCGGCTGGAGATGCGCGTGCCGTACACGCTCGATCAGCTGCTCGCCTATCTGGCCAGCTGGTCGTCCACCACGCGGTACGTGCGGGCCACGGGCACCGATCCGATCCCGGCGCTGCGGGCGCAACTCGAGCCGCGGTGGGGCCGTGCGGGGGCTCGGCGCGAGGCGCGGTGGCCGCTCAACGTCCGCGCCGGCTACGTGTCGTAG